Within the Pseudoxanthomonas sp. Root65 genome, the region TTCTCGGGGCTCGGGTTGTGGACGATGCGGTCCACGTAGATGCCCGGCAGGTGGACGTGGTCGGGATCGATTTCGCCCACCTCCACGACCTCCTCGACTTCGGCAATGCACACCTTGCCCGCCATGGCGCAGGCCGGGTTGAAGTTGCGCGCCGTCTTGCGGAACACCAGGTTGCCGGACTTGTCGGCCTTCCACGCCTTGACCAGCGACACGTCGGCGCTGAGCGCCGTTTCCATGACATACCAGTGTTCGCCGAACTGGCGGGTCTCCTTGCCTTCGGCCACCACCGTGCCGTAGCCGGTGCGGGTGAAGAAGGCCGGGATGCCGGCACCGCCGGCGCGCAGGCGTTCGGCCAGCGTGCCCTGCGGGTTGAACTCCAGTTCCAGCTCGCCGGACAGGAACTGCCGCTCGAACTCCTTGTTCTCGCCCACGTAGGACGAAATCATCTTGCTGATCTGGCGGGTCTCCAGCAGCAGGCCCAGGCCGAAGCCGTCCACACCGGCATTGTTGGAAATGGCCGTGAGCCCCTTCGCGCCGCTGTCGCGCAGGGCGGCGATCA harbors:
- a CDS encoding CoA transferase subunit A — protein: MTGNPGSGGKQKLYPSAAAALQGVVADGQTLAVGGFGLCGIPEALIAALRDSGAKGLTAISNNAGVDGFGLGLLLETRQISKMISSYVGENKEFERQFLSGELELEFNPQGTLAERLRAGGAGIPAFFTRTGYGTVVAEGKETRQFGEHWYVMETALSADVSLVKAWKADKSGNLVFRKTARNFNPACAMAGKVCIAEVEEVVEVGEIDPDHVHLPGIYVDRIVHNPSPEKRIEQRTVRQGDK